The following are encoded in a window of Cydia strobilella chromosome 1, ilCydStro3.1, whole genome shotgun sequence genomic DNA:
- the LOC134746546 gene encoding IDLSRF-like peptide: MSTCRMAACVAVLGAVCCALPHTVLALDLNRLYGHHTKRSEYCHPYEPFKCPVDGNCISIQYLCDGAPDCIDGYDEDSKLCTAAKRPPVEETASFLQSLLASHGPNYLEKLFGSKARDALEPLGGVEKVAIALSESQTIEDFGAALHLMRSDLEHLRSVFMAVENGDLGMLKSLGIKDSELGDVKFFLEKLVNTGFLD; the protein is encoded by the exons ATGTCGACCTGCCGCATGGCAGCGTGCGTGGCGGTGCTGGGCGCGGTGTGCTGCGCCCTGCCTCACACCGTGCTGGCGCTTGACCTCAACCGGCTCTACGGACACCACACTAAGCGCTCCG AGTATTGTCACCCGTACGAGCCGTTCAAGTGCCCAGTGGACGGCAATTGCATCTCGATCCAGTACCTCTGCGACGGGGCTCCCGACTGTATTGACGGCTACGATGAAGACTCCAAGCTGTGCACTGCAG CTAAACGTCCACCCGTCGAGGAGACGGCGTCGTTCCTGCAGTCACTGCTGGCGTCACACGGGCCCAACTACCTCGAGAAGCTGTTCGGCAGCAAGGCGAGGGACGCCCTGGAACCGCTCGGTGGCGTCGAGAAAGTGGCTATCGCTCTGTCTG AGTCGCAAACCATTGAAGACTTCGGTGCGGCTTTACATCTGATGCGATCAGATTTGGAGCATCTTCGTTCCGTATTCATGGCTGTCGAAAATGGTGATCTTGGCATGCTGAAGTCTCTCGGCATCAAGGACTCGGAGCTTGGCGACGTCAAGTTCTTCCTGGAGAAGCTAGTAAACACTGGCTTCCTCGACTGA